A section of the Nitrososphaerota archaeon genome encodes:
- the aroE gene encoding shikimate dehydrogenase — protein sequence MVKTFAVIGDPIEHSLSPSIHNAAFKALNLDCTYIAYRIPRGELKEGTESLRQIKIVGFNVTIPHKIEMMQYLDDTSPECRMIGATNTVSNDNGKLTGYNTDIDGFLEPIKKRNIGISGESVLVLGSGGAARAIVAGFAKEKAKKITISNRTLQNAQALSEFASNLGIDSDYITLQNIDVSKYKFVINATSIGLKNESSPIPTGAINANHVVYDIIYMPMNTDLIQQSKKNSATIIYGYEMLLAQAVLAFQIWHKVQAPYDAMKKVLLGGF from the coding sequence ATGGTCAAAACATTCGCAGTGATAGGAGATCCAATAGAGCATTCGCTGTCACCTAGCATTCACAATGCTGCATTCAAGGCGCTAAACCTGGACTGCACCTATATCGCATACAGAATTCCAAGGGGCGAGCTTAAAGAGGGAACCGAGTCATTGCGCCAAATTAAAATTGTTGGATTCAATGTTACCATTCCTCATAAAATAGAGATGATGCAGTATCTGGATGATACAAGTCCGGAATGCAGGATGATTGGCGCAACAAACACAGTATCCAATGACAACGGAAAGCTCACAGGCTACAACACAGACATCGATGGATTCCTAGAGCCAATCAAGAAAAGAAATATTGGGATTTCCGGAGAGTCAGTCTTGGTACTAGGTTCAGGTGGTGCTGCTAGAGCAATAGTTGCAGGCTTTGCAAAGGAAAAGGCAAAAAAAATCACCATTTCAAACAGAACATTACAAAACGCGCAAGCCCTATCAGAATTTGCATCCAACCTCGGTATAGATTCTGATTATATCACACTGCAAAATATTGATGTCTCAAAATACAAGTTTGTCATAAACGCAACCTCAATCGGACTAAAAAACGAGTCAAGCCCCATCCCCACAGGTGCAATAAACGCAAATCACGTCGTATATGACATCATATACATGCCAATGAACACAGACCTGATCCAGCAGTCAAAGAAAAATTCCGCTACAATAATCTACGGATATGAGATGCTCCTAGCACAAGCTGTCCTAGCATTTCAAATATGGCACAAAGTCCAGGCTCCATACGATGCAATGAAAAAGGTCTTACTTGGAGGATTTTAG
- a CDS encoding shikimate kinase has product MKVKATVNGAISLVNAIATWKGATLGITAKVEAIVSTSEGRGIDLQLYNKNTSSRLVNKVIELVVPKKQLEKNKITIALQSEIPTGYGLKSSSAISSVISLACHKLFNSNYTDSQVLNAGIDASLATKVSMTGAYDDASACYFGGIQVTDNKARKIIRSDKTPANLVAVVFVPKSRKRGNVKQLKVLDTIFERAWNFAKNGDYWNAMTLNGYATSAVLNSDPKIISLLIENGALGASVSGNGPSIAAIVKKSNAPKIKKVFSEHEGAIMLAEINNRRAEVHEV; this is encoded by the coding sequence ATGAAGGTAAAGGCAACAGTAAACGGCGCAATTTCGCTGGTAAATGCAATTGCCACATGGAAGGGTGCAACACTTGGGATAACGGCAAAAGTAGAAGCGATAGTATCCACATCTGAAGGAAGAGGAATTGATTTACAGCTATACAACAAAAACACCAGCTCGCGTCTTGTAAACAAGGTAATCGAACTTGTAGTGCCAAAAAAACAGCTGGAAAAAAACAAGATAACAATCGCACTCCAATCAGAAATTCCGACAGGATATGGCCTCAAAAGCTCCAGCGCAATTTCATCTGTGATATCGCTTGCATGCCACAAATTATTCAATTCAAATTACACGGATTCCCAAGTCCTAAACGCAGGCATTGACGCATCGCTTGCCACAAAGGTGAGCATGACTGGCGCATACGACGATGCATCTGCGTGTTATTTTGGCGGAATCCAGGTCACAGACAACAAGGCCCGTAAGATAATAAGATCAGACAAGACGCCGGCAAATCTTGTCGCAGTAGTGTTTGTACCAAAGTCAAGAAAGCGAGGAAATGTAAAGCAGCTCAAGGTGCTTGATACCATATTTGAGCGAGCGTGGAATTTTGCAAAAAACGGCGACTATTGGAATGCAATGACCCTAAACGGATATGCAACATCTGCTGTCCTAAACTCTGATCCAAAAATAATCTCCTTATTGATTGAAAACGGTGCACTTGGGGCATCGGTGTCAGGAAACGGGCCATCCATTGCAGCAATAGTAAAAAAAAGCAATGCACCAAAAATAAAAAAGGTCTTCTCAGAGCATGAGGGGGCAATCATGCTAGCAGAAATCAACAACCGGCGGGCCGAAGTTCATGAAGTGTAA
- the aroA gene encoding 3-phosphoshikimate 1-carboxyvinyltransferase, giving the protein MKCKVEQSRLGGTMSCPPNKSYTHRAIFLASLVNGKSLVKNVLRSRDTNATIEICRQLGAEITEAGSNLKIKGISKFKKEDLTLDASNSGTTIRIASAISALRDANTTLTGDESLVKRPMKPLLDALESLGAKCKSNDGRPPIEISGSIKGGKISIPGNISSQFISALFIASPLTENGITINISSEMVSKPYLDATIFTMKKFDVEVEVITPYKKYHIAPQEYKHATISIPSDFSSVALLLSAAAMVGEKLTVNVSIGELAQGDEAIIDILSKMGADVSLNNNAIKVKCPERLSGGRFDLSNTPDLLPPLAILGLKCETPLELYNVKHARYKETDRIAILVRELKKLGLEIIEKEDGMIINPPTILRGAELNSEDDHRLFMAFCIAGMYVGGCTVSDPESVDVSYPSFVADMNRVGAKIATI; this is encoded by the coding sequence ATGAAGTGTAAGGTAGAGCAGTCAAGGCTCGGTGGGACTATGTCGTGTCCCCCGAACAAGAGTTACACGCATCGGGCAATCTTTTTGGCATCATTGGTAAACGGAAAGAGCTTAGTCAAAAACGTCCTAAGGTCAAGGGACACAAACGCAACAATAGAGATCTGCAGGCAGCTTGGAGCAGAAATCACAGAAGCAGGCAGCAACCTCAAGATAAAAGGAATATCAAAATTTAAAAAAGAAGATCTAACACTTGATGCATCAAATTCTGGAACCACCATACGAATAGCGTCAGCAATTTCTGCTCTGCGCGATGCCAACACAACACTTACCGGTGATGAGTCCCTTGTCAAGAGACCTATGAAGCCGTTACTTGATGCGCTGGAATCGCTTGGCGCAAAATGCAAATCAAATGATGGCAGGCCCCCAATAGAAATATCCGGCAGCATCAAGGGAGGCAAAATATCAATTCCGGGAAACATATCAAGCCAATTCATATCTGCATTATTCATTGCATCGCCACTGACAGAAAACGGAATTACAATCAACATTTCATCAGAGATGGTATCAAAGCCATACTTGGATGCCACAATATTCACAATGAAAAAGTTCGACGTCGAAGTAGAAGTAATTACTCCGTACAAAAAATACCACATTGCTCCTCAGGAATACAAGCATGCCACAATTTCAATTCCGTCTGACTTTTCCAGTGTCGCATTGTTATTGTCGGCTGCCGCCATGGTAGGGGAAAAGCTAACAGTCAATGTTTCAATTGGGGAGTTGGCACAGGGTGATGAGGCAATAATTGACATTTTGAGCAAAATGGGCGCGGACGTCTCACTTAACAATAATGCAATTAAGGTAAAATGCCCAGAAAGGCTTTCAGGTGGAAGGTTTGATCTATCCAACACTCCAGACCTGTTGCCGCCACTGGCAATCCTTGGACTAAAATGCGAAACACCACTGGAACTATACAATGTAAAGCATGCAAGATACAAAGAAACTGACAGAATAGCAATTCTTGTCAGGGAGTTAAAAAAACTAGGCCTAGAAATAATAGAAAAAGAAGATGGCATGATAATCAACCCGCCAACAATACTAAGGGGAGCTGAGCTAAATTCAGAAGACGACCATAGATTGTTCATGGCGTTTTGCATTGCCGGCATGTATGTTGGAGGGTGCACAGTATCAGACCCAGAATCAGTTGATGTGTCATATCCAAGCTTTGTTGCAGATATGAATCGAGTCGGAGCAAAAATTGCAACGATATAG
- the aroC gene encoding chorismate synthase, producing MAGSSIGQRLVLTSFGESHGRCIGAVLDGCPAGLELEEKDIQKMLDQRKPGQSLVSTQRKEGDIVEVLSGVFRGHTTGAPIAMIIWNKDQHSRDYDNLITKMRPGHSDYPALIKYNQYNDHRGGGRFSGRLTATHVMGGAIARKLLKVSLGVETNSYTVKIGKISMSEKFDSKMKNVIYQNEVRCPNPKTAEKMRVAILSARKSGDSLGGIIESTTTNLPVGLGEPIFSSLESDIAKAIYSIPSVKGVEFGSGFAGSELYGSRNNDPYISKKGRVYTKTNNAGGILGGLSTGMPITMRVAFKPASSIAKKQSTIDIKTKKPALLQVQGRHDPCVVPRAPPVVDSLVSLVLADHALIGGFIKPVL from the coding sequence ATGGCGGGCAGCTCTATTGGTCAGAGACTAGTACTCACTAGTTTTGGTGAAAGTCACGGTAGATGCATAGGAGCTGTTCTTGATGGATGTCCAGCAGGCCTGGAACTGGAAGAAAAAGATATTCAAAAAATGCTTGACCAAAGAAAGCCAGGACAGTCCCTAGTATCGACACAGCGAAAGGAAGGTGATATTGTTGAAGTTCTCTCAGGCGTTTTCCGCGGCCATACTACAGGTGCCCCCATTGCAATGATAATTTGGAATAAGGACCAGCATTCTCGCGATTATGACAACTTGATAACAAAGATGAGGCCGGGCCACTCTGACTATCCGGCGCTTATAAAATATAACCAATATAACGACCATCGTGGTGGCGGCAGGTTCTCAGGAAGACTCACTGCCACGCATGTGATGGGTGGTGCAATTGCAAGAAAGCTGCTCAAAGTATCACTTGGCGTTGAAACCAATTCCTATACGGTAAAAATTGGAAAAATCTCCATGAGCGAAAAGTTCGACTCTAAAATGAAAAATGTGATTTACCAAAACGAGGTCCGATGCCCAAACCCAAAGACTGCGGAAAAAATGCGAGTAGCAATTTTATCTGCAAGAAAAAGCGGCGACTCGCTTGGCGGAATCATCGAATCCACAACAACAAATCTCCCAGTGGGCCTCGGCGAGCCCATATTTAGTTCACTAGAATCAGACATTGCAAAGGCAATCTACTCAATTCCATCTGTCAAGGGAGTTGAGTTTGGATCAGGCTTTGCAGGTTCAGAATTATACGGTTCACGAAACAATGACCCATACATTTCAAAAAAAGGCAGGGTATACACCAAGACAAACAATGCAGGGGGAATCCTAGGTGGACTGTCCACCGGAATGCCAATTACAATGAGAGTGGCATTCAAGCCCGCATCATCGATTGCAAAAAAACAATCAACAATAGACATCAAGACAAAAAAGCCGGCATTACTGCAAGTGCAGGGAAGGCACGACCCATGTGTTGTCCCAAGGGCTCCCCCAGTGGTGGACTCGCTGGTGTCATTGGTATTAGCTGATCATGCGCTCATCGGCGGATTCATCAAGCCGGTTTTATAG
- a CDS encoding aminotransferase class I/II-fold pyridoxal phosphate-dependent enzyme: protein MDEITMQMLKLFKERTDVAKQIGEIKKSSGLHVFDEGREGQLRVEVINLCNEIGLDESIGIKFLNFLLNESVKVQLDGKQTHLTIFLKAKTLEQQGKKIIHMEVGEPDFMPSPIVKSALAEAYDKGLVRYGPALGMPELREALAKYCTKKFGAQIKTENILVSPGGRFSVFSAISTLLNPGDEIIVIEPAWPAYRDCAANAGVKVRTIATTLENNWEPSISEIENTVNPNTKMIVLNYPNNPTGKVLSPKLQDQIMELAKRRDLYVLSDEIYSEYAFSEWKSILSNNYPKSIVIQSFSKSHAMTGLRIGYTVTDPKIIEKMVKLQALCITNVAEPIQYAALKALETDTTQNAMIVKSKINVLLDEAKKMGLQFVNPDGAMYLFAKIDKPGFDGLEFTNKLLDHGVAVAPGDGFGDYKGFIRISACQDIGSLKKGMMILHEVLRNNR, encoded by the coding sequence ATAGACGAAATCACAATGCAAATGCTCAAGCTGTTCAAGGAGCGAACCGACGTAGCAAAGCAGATAGGCGAGATCAAAAAAAGCTCCGGACTACATGTATTTGATGAAGGAAGAGAAGGACAACTTCGTGTGGAGGTCATAAATCTCTGCAACGAAATAGGGCTGGACGAGTCCATTGGTATAAAATTCCTAAATTTCCTCCTAAACGAGTCGGTAAAAGTCCAGTTAGACGGAAAACAAACGCACCTGACAATATTTCTCAAGGCAAAGACACTTGAGCAGCAAGGCAAGAAGATAATCCACATGGAGGTGGGCGAGCCGGACTTTATGCCATCGCCAATAGTAAAATCCGCACTAGCCGAAGCATACGATAAGGGCCTAGTAAGGTATGGTCCGGCACTCGGCATGCCAGAACTGCGAGAGGCACTGGCGAAATATTGTACTAAAAAATTTGGCGCTCAAATCAAAACTGAAAACATCCTAGTTTCACCAGGCGGAAGATTTTCAGTATTTTCGGCAATCTCTACTCTGTTAAACCCAGGCGATGAGATCATTGTAATAGAACCCGCATGGCCTGCATACCGAGACTGCGCAGCAAACGCCGGAGTAAAGGTCAGGACAATAGCAACCACACTAGAGAACAACTGGGAACCATCCATTTCCGAAATAGAAAACACCGTCAACCCTAACACAAAGATGATAGTCCTGAATTATCCAAACAACCCTACAGGTAAGGTGCTCTCGCCAAAATTGCAGGACCAGATCATGGAGCTGGCAAAAAGGCGAGATCTGTATGTTTTATCTGACGAGATTTATTCCGAATATGCGTTTTCAGAATGGAAGTCGATTCTATCAAACAATTATCCAAAGTCAATTGTGATACAGTCATTTTCAAAATCACACGCAATGACAGGCCTGAGAATCGGCTACACCGTCACGGATCCAAAAATAATTGAAAAAATGGTTAAGCTTCAAGCGTTATGCATTACAAATGTCGCAGAGCCAATCCAGTATGCGGCACTAAAAGCACTAGAAACAGATACTACACAGAACGCAATGATAGTAAAATCAAAAATCAATGTACTGTTAGATGAGGCAAAGAAAATGGGTTTGCAGTTTGTCAATCCAGACGGCGCAATGTACCTTTTTGCCAAAATAGATAAGCCTGGATTTGATGGGCTAGAGTTCACCAACAAACTTTTAGACCATGGTGTTGCCGTAGCACCTGGGGACGGGTTTGGCGATTACAAGGGATTCATCAGGATATCTGCATGTCAGGACATAGGCAGCCTAAAGAAGGGAATGATGATATTACATGAGGTTCTGAGGAATAATAGATGA
- a CDS encoding prephenate dehydrogenase/arogenate dehydrogenase family protein: MKKSITVLGAGGKMGQWFTKYFASIGYEVIGFDSEAPITDKSVKKATSLVGAVLNADLVLLCTPTRRTPEIIRLIAKEMKRESFLIEITSQKAKTAAALLKIPSKINPVCIHPMFGPGAKKIKGQNIISIPIKDAKKELALVKSLFEGANFVTIDAIEHDKKIAIILGLTHLVNLAFANILSKDDKISLTERMSGTTFKIQKILSESIMTESTELIETIISNPEIRRAAEEFWKDVGRLLTAIQEGKSEEINTYIRTVQENLAKNSNLEESYKKLNTMINAIEK; the protein is encoded by the coding sequence ATGAAAAAAAGCATCACTGTTTTGGGCGCAGGTGGTAAGATGGGCCAATGGTTTACCAAGTATTTTGCATCAATTGGCTACGAGGTAATCGGTTTTGATTCGGAGGCACCAATCACTGACAAGTCAGTCAAAAAGGCGACATCTTTAGTCGGTGCAGTTCTCAACGCCGACTTGGTACTATTATGCACACCAACGAGACGCACACCAGAGATAATCAGACTGATTGCAAAGGAGATGAAGCGAGAATCATTTCTTATAGAGATAACATCGCAAAAGGCAAAGACAGCAGCCGCATTATTGAAAATTCCATCAAAGATAAACCCAGTTTGCATTCACCCAATGTTTGGCCCAGGCGCAAAAAAGATCAAGGGGCAGAATATCATATCTATTCCAATCAAGGATGCAAAAAAAGAGCTTGCACTTGTAAAATCACTCTTTGAGGGCGCAAACTTTGTCACGATAGATGCAATAGAGCACGACAAAAAAATAGCAATCATACTCGGCCTAACACACCTTGTGAATCTGGCATTTGCAAATATTCTATCCAAGGATGACAAGATTTCCCTGACAGAGCGCATGTCCGGCACCACATTCAAGATTCAAAAGATTCTCTCAGAAAGCATCATGACGGAATCAACTGAGCTGATTGAAACAATAATATCAAATCCAGAAATCAGAAGAGCCGCGGAGGAATTCTGGAAGGACGTTGGAAGACTACTGACTGCTATTCAGGAGGGAAAGTCAGAGGAAATAAACACATACATTAGAACAGTTCAGGAAAACTTGGCAAAGAACTCGAACCTTGAAGAGTCCTACAAGAAACTAAATACAATGATCAACGCAATCGAAAAGTGA
- a CDS encoding NUDIX domain-containing protein: MRSTKIVTSFVVSQEKILILKRSNHVKSMKGLWGAVSGIIECGEEPLHRAKIEIFEEIGAKPESIELLKAGKDMTVSSPQYPNHQWHIFPFLFKMETTEVQLNWENSSYKWINPNEINQYETVPNLDEVLLNLL; encoded by the coding sequence ATGCGTTCTACAAAAATAGTAACATCCTTTGTGGTATCGCAGGAAAAAATCCTCATCCTAAAACGAAGCAACCACGTAAAATCCATGAAAGGGTTGTGGGGCGCAGTAAGCGGAATAATAGAGTGTGGAGAGGAACCACTACATCGAGCAAAGATAGAGATTTTCGAAGAAATTGGCGCAAAACCAGAATCAATAGAGCTTCTCAAGGCAGGAAAGGACATGACAGTATCATCTCCACAATATCCAAACCACCAGTGGCACATCTTTCCGTTCTTGTTTAAAATGGAGACTACGGAGGTCCAGCTAAACTGGGAAAACTCATCCTATAAGTGGATTAATCCCAACGAGATAAACCAGTATGAGACAGTGCCAAACCTGGATGAAGTCCTACTCAACTTGCTGTAG
- the thiC gene encoding phosphomethylpyrimidine synthase ThiC: protein MGTQLAAARRGVITDEMKQVAKDEGVTPEWLRSRMATGSIIIPANNVRPQKVHRVGIGKGLKTKVNVNIGTSTLKVNLNEEIEKAQMAVKHHADTIMDLSDGGDVGAIRRALLEAAPITFGTVPIYEAYNHGVEKHKNPLDITEDDFLNAFENNAKDGVDYTTIHSGITKEIAKRILKVQRYGGVVSKGGTITAAWMLKYDKENPYITHYDYLMELAKKYDVTFSLGDALRPGSILDSHDELQVQEMINISRLTKQAHEQDVQVMVEGPGHVPLNEVAANVRLAKSLIGDVPYYVLGPLVTDIASGYDHISSAIGAAIAASEGVDLLCYLTPAEHLALPNAQEVRQGLIAYRIAAHAGDLVKLRDKAIIWDTKMTEARRTLDWEKQIALSIDPEEAARIHNRTGQHTGNNVPCTMCGGACVYLMLPQQRKYVKENENLQQVE, encoded by the coding sequence ATGGGAACTCAGCTAGCTGCAGCACGTCGTGGTGTTATAACAGACGAAATGAAACAAGTGGCAAAAGACGAGGGAGTAACTCCAGAGTGGCTACGTTCTAGAATGGCAACCGGCTCGATTATCATTCCTGCAAATAATGTTCGACCGCAAAAAGTACACCGAGTCGGAATCGGCAAAGGCCTCAAGACCAAGGTCAACGTAAACATTGGCACATCTACACTAAAAGTTAATCTAAACGAGGAAATTGAAAAGGCGCAAATGGCAGTAAAGCACCATGCTGATACTATCATGGATCTGTCAGATGGTGGAGACGTTGGAGCAATTAGGCGCGCTTTGCTAGAGGCCGCACCAATCACATTTGGTACGGTGCCAATTTACGAGGCATACAACCATGGGGTTGAAAAGCACAAAAACCCACTAGATATCACCGAGGATGATTTTCTAAATGCGTTTGAGAACAATGCAAAAGACGGCGTAGACTACACCACAATACACTCTGGCATAACAAAGGAAATCGCCAAGAGAATACTCAAGGTTCAGCGATATGGGGGAGTTGTGAGCAAGGGCGGAACAATCACTGCCGCCTGGATGCTAAAATACGACAAGGAAAATCCATACATTACTCATTATGATTATCTGATGGAACTTGCAAAAAAATATGACGTGACGTTTAGCCTTGGCGACGCACTGCGACCGGGATCAATTTTGGATTCACATGACGAGCTACAGGTGCAGGAAATGATAAACATCTCAAGGCTGACAAAGCAAGCGCACGAGCAAGACGTTCAGGTAATGGTTGAAGGCCCAGGACATGTTCCGCTAAACGAGGTTGCAGCAAACGTCAGGCTTGCAAAATCACTTATTGGAGATGTTCCGTATTATGTGCTGGGACCATTGGTTACAGATATCGCATCTGGCTATGACCATATCTCCAGTGCAATAGGTGCCGCAATTGCCGCAAGTGAGGGAGTCGACCTCTTGTGCTATCTGACTCCTGCAGAACACCTTGCATTGCCAAATGCACAAGAAGTTCGGCAGGGATTGATTGCTTACCGAATTGCAGCACATGCGGGAGACCTAGTAAAGCTGCGCGACAAGGCAATCATATGGGACACAAAGATGACAGAAGCAAGAAGAACCCTTGATTGGGAAAAACAAATCGCCCTGTCCATTGATCCTGAAGAGGCAGCTAGAATACACAACAGGACAGGCCAGCATACTGGCAACAACGTCCCCTGTACAATGTGTGGCGGGGCATGCGTCTATTTGATGCTGCCACAGCAAAGAAAGTACGTCAAAGAAAACGAAAACCTACAGCAAGTTGAGTAG
- the thiD gene encoding bifunctional hydroxymethylpyrimidine kinase/phosphomethylpyrimidine kinase codes for MNILVIGGSDPSSGAGIQADILAAHVLGANCFSVITAITAQNSKQFSHVEPVSAKSIGMQIDSVLSDFDVDVITVGMVYDIAAIKAIHAKLKNAKIPIILDPVIKSTTGGVLLKKNAISELKKLIPICNTITPNVAEAELISGVKIKKQSDLLLAAKAMTKLGAKNIIITGHALEKGKVSDFVFDGTRHQSIPGKKLPVQNHGSGCNFAIAVSSHIARKKNIFDSSIFAKQFTYDSIKSARRLGRGLKITRPGQDQIQSELAESIKKFENLKEIHTHIPECQTNFVFARPKARTGSDVLGISGRIVRAGVQAITAGSLEYGGSRHVATAVLTMQKKFPEIRSAVNIKYDEATIKKFARSRLKIASYNRLQEPKSNRKKENSSISWGVGQAIQNLSTPPDIIYHRGDFGKEPMIIVFGTTPSDVLQKLAKNL; via the coding sequence ATGAATATTTTGGTAATTGGCGGCTCTGATCCATCTTCTGGTGCAGGAATACAAGCCGACATATTAGCAGCGCATGTGCTTGGCGCAAATTGTTTTTCCGTAATTACTGCAATCACTGCACAAAACTCCAAGCAGTTCAGCCATGTAGAGCCCGTCTCGGCAAAATCAATTGGAATGCAGATTGATTCTGTCTTGTCAGATTTTGATGTGGATGTAATCACGGTAGGGATGGTGTACGATATTGCCGCAATCAAGGCAATTCATGCCAAATTGAAAAACGCCAAGATTCCAATAATATTGGACCCAGTCATAAAATCCACTACTGGTGGGGTATTGCTAAAAAAAAATGCAATCTCTGAGCTAAAAAAACTAATCCCAATTTGCAATACTATAACCCCAAATGTTGCTGAAGCAGAACTGATTTCAGGCGTAAAAATCAAAAAACAATCTGACTTGCTTTTGGCTGCAAAGGCAATGACCAAGCTTGGCGCTAAAAACATCATAATAACCGGCCACGCCCTCGAGAAGGGTAAAGTCAGCGATTTCGTCTTTGACGGGACAAGACACCAGTCAATTCCGGGCAAAAAACTGCCTGTGCAAAACCACGGTAGCGGGTGCAATTTTGCCATTGCGGTATCATCACACATTGCAAGGAAAAAAAACATTTTTGATTCCTCCATATTTGCAAAACAGTTCACGTATGATTCCATAAAATCCGCACGGCGACTTGGCCGCGGATTAAAAATTACAAGGCCTGGTCAGGATCAAATCCAGTCCGAGCTTGCAGAGTCTATTAAAAAATTTGAAAACCTAAAGGAAATCCATACCCATATTCCAGAATGCCAGACAAACTTTGTCTTTGCAAGACCAAAGGCAAGGACTGGCTCGGATGTTTTGGGAATCTCTGGCAGAATTGTACGGGCAGGTGTCCAAGCCATAACAGCCGGAAGCCTGGAATATGGAGGCTCAAGACACGTGGCAACTGCTGTTCTTACAATGCAGAAAAAATTTCCCGAGATAAGATCTGCTGTCAACATAAAATACGACGAGGCCACAATCAAAAAGTTCGCGAGATCTAGGTTAAAGATTGCAAGCTACAACAGACTGCAGGAACCAAAATCCAACAGGAAAAAAGAAAACTCATCCATATCTTGGGGAGTCGGCCAAGCAATACAAAATCTCTCAACCCCGCCAGACATCATATATCACAGGGGAGATTTTGGAAAAGAGCCAATGATCATTGTCTTTGGCACCACACCATCCGATGTATTGCAGAAACTGGCAAAAAATCTCTAG
- a CDS encoding nucleotidyltransferase family protein encodes MKAVILAGGLGTRLQPYTTFLPKPMLPLGEKPLLEHLIEWLRCNKVDEIVLCVSYLRKTIEDYFEDGSRFRVKIEYAIADRPLATAGQLKTAESFVDDTFVCVYGDSVFNFDLKKMIAQHKVKKSFITMSLHQYKTNLKYGIIETAKSGKVTAWNEKPEIKANINIGCYAMEPGVFSYIPQAKPYGMDDVIKKALARKKDIGSFIIKNGFIDIGDRASYKKAHQEFREKLGKI; translated from the coding sequence ATGAAGGCAGTAATTCTGGCAGGCGGTCTCGGAACGCGACTTCAGCCATACACTACGTTTTTGCCAAAGCCAATGTTGCCACTGGGAGAAAAACCACTGCTAGAGCACCTTATAGAATGGCTTCGGTGCAACAAGGTCGACGAAATTGTTCTGTGTGTCAGCTATCTGAGAAAGACAATCGAGGATTATTTTGAAGACGGATCCAGATTTAGAGTCAAAATAGAATATGCAATTGCAGACAGGCCACTTGCCACTGCTGGTCAGCTAAAGACCGCCGAGTCATTTGTCGATGATACTTTTGTGTGTGTTTATGGGGATTCCGTGTTTAACTTTGATCTTAAAAAAATGATTGCACAGCATAAGGTAAAAAAATCATTTATCACAATGAGTCTTCACCAGTACAAGACCAACCTAAAATACGGAATAATAGAGACTGCCAAGTCTGGCAAGGTAACGGCATGGAATGAAAAGCCAGAGATCAAGGCAAACATCAACATCGGGTGTTATGCTATGGAGCCCGGAGTTTTCTCGTACATTCCCCAGGCAAAGCCATACGGAATGGATGACGTCATCAAGAAGGCACTTGCTAGGAAAAAGGACATCGGCAGCTTTATCATCAAAAATGGGTTTATTGACATTGGAGACAGAGCATCCTACAAAAAGGCACATCAAGAATTTAGGGAAAAGCTTGGCAAGATTTAA
- a CDS encoding GNAT family N-acetyltransferase has translation MSDILVRRIIESDLDNGFLESLDSLRIASNIDRKKARRILENIGKNPDHVIFVAEYNRKIIGSTTLLIEQKFIHDGGKVGHIEDVVVSKEFQSKGMGVIMIRAVLDYAKSQGCYKTILDCDDIIKPFYEKLGFTRHSNGMRYDH, from the coding sequence ATGTCTGATATTCTAGTTCGCAGAATCATCGAGTCGGATCTTGACAATGGGTTCCTAGAGTCGCTTGACTCACTTAGAATAGCAAGTAATATTGACAGAAAAAAGGCAAGGCGGATCCTAGAGAATATAGGCAAAAACCCAGACCATGTGATTTTTGTTGCAGAGTATAATAGAAAGATAATCGGCTCCACGACACTCCTAATTGAGCAAAAATTCATCCATGACGGTGGTAAGGTAGGCCACATTGAGGATGTTGTGGTCTCAAAGGAATTCCAGTCAAAGGGAATGGGTGTGATAATGATTCGTGCAGTGTTGGATTATGCAAAAAGCCAAGGCTGCTACAAAACCATTCTGGACTGCGATGATATTATCAAGCCATTCTATGAAAAGCTGGGCTTTACTAGGCATTCAAATGGAATGCGATACGACCACTAG